The genomic segment ccgcggagacGGGCAGACCGGTCTTCGGGTCGATACCACCGCTGTAAAGCGCGCCCTGGGTCTCATCCTGACCCGCCAGCTTGGccatcagcgcggcgcgggacctGCTGTCCAGTCGAACGCCCTCCTGCTCGTCGATTTTGTCCGTCACCATGCTcgcagcctgcgccgcgttgagggtgctcgcggcgatgggcgccatCGTCACCTTGAGAGACTGCCCCACGAGCTCCAGGCCGTTGAGCTGGGAGatggcgagcaccgcgtgcTGAGTCTGCTTGTACTGAACAAAGCCGACGCCCCTGCTCCGTCCCGTCGAGTCCCGCTGGATCGAGATGAAATCCGTCTCGCCGAAGGGCTCGAACACAGCCTTCAGGTCGGTCTCGCCGATGTTGACGTCGAGACCGTGTACCTGTAGCTTACAAGGGCCGTTGCCGTGCGCCTGCGCGTTgacagccgccgcggcggacgccggatccgtcgcgccgagcgccttcATCTCGAGCTTCTTCTGCGCCTGCTCAGCCTCCCAGGCGATGTTCTTCTCAGCCTCGCTGGCCTTGACCATGACGACCTGGTTCCTGAGCATCTGCCCggtcagcgcgagcgcgtcggtgatGTTCGCCTTGTCCGCGAACTCGATGTACGCCATGCCCTtgctccgcggcgtgttCCTGTCGTAGATTATTCGAACGTCGTTGACGGTGCCAGCCTTGCTGAAGAATTGGTAGatgtcgcgctcgtccgccttTGTGGACAGGTTGTACGCGAACACCGTGCGCGTGTCCCGAtcgagcttctcgagctcAGCCTTCTGGCGCTccagctccttctcctcctttcGACGCTTtcgctccgcctcgcgctcctcgctcGTCATCTTCCTCCTgtcgcggcgatctcggGATCTGGACCTtgatcggcgcggggaccTGCCCCTCCGGCCCCGGTCGcggtctcggcgtcgatcccTGCTGTCAGACCTGCGTCGGTCTCCTCGATCCCTTCCGCGGTCCCTGGAGTCGTCCCTGTCCCGCCGGTCCCTGTCGCGCTTCTccccgcgcgaaccgcgaccgtcggcggcggcatcgtgATCGCGGGCCGACCCATTctgcgccttctccgccgtctTGTCCTCCAGCTTCTTCTCCAGGAGCTCCCAGTCCTCCTCGTAGTCTCCGCCCATCGTGTGCGGCTCCACTACGTGTTCTCCGTGCTCGCGATCTCGgttcgcgtgcgcggcgcgacgagggaagTGGCGAGCGACGAACCCTGATCTAAGCCCAATTTGCTCATTCACGGCAGTGCCCGCCGATCAAGCGAACTGCGCTGCAGTCATCAGTGCGTGCGGCGACTGGCGACTGCCGGTCTCCCGCGATCTCTCAGCCGCCCGTGGAAAGTTTTTCGGCGCCATTCTTTTGGACGCGCCGACTGTCCGACTAGTAGTATGGCGGCCGATGCGAACGGCTCGGTGGCGGATGCGGTTCCCGATGTCGCACccgccgctcctcctcctccgaaaTACGCGTCCGGACCCGACATGGGACTCGGCATGGGccgcgcgatgctcgcgatGCAGCTCTTCGAGAAGGGCAAATCGATGTACGCCCAGTGCGAGGCCGATCCCAACCCCGAGGAGGCGTACGAGCGCACCCACAGGCTCATGGCCGACGAATGCCTGAAGCTCGCTCAGTCGCACGGAGGTATCTACAACAAGGCGGCGCAGTTCGTGGCGTCCCTGCAAGGAGGAGCGGGCGATAAGGGAATCCCGAAAGCCTAcatcgaggcgctcaaggtcGTCACGGACAAAGCACCCTTCAAGAAGTTTTCTGATATGGACGAGTGCTTCCGAGAGGAGTTTGGGGGCAAGAGCGCCAAGGAGGTATTCGCCTCCATAGAGGAGAcccccatcgccgcggcgtccctcgcgcaagtccaccgcgcggtgacgaaggATGGCCGCCACGTGGCGGTCAAGATGCAGTACCCCTGGCTCAAGCATCACCTCGCCTCGGACTTTGCGGTGTTCACGATGTTCGGGCAGCAGATCAAGCCCGGAGGTTTTGACCTGTCCTGGCTGGTGCGGGACTTTCAGGTGTCCCTGACGGCCGAGCTGGACTTTGAGGGCGAGGCTGCGAACGCGGAGCGATGCGCCAGGGATCTCGCGCACCGACCGGATGTGTTGGTTCCCAACGTGATCAAGGAGTTCTCCTCGAAGCGGGTGATGACGACGGAGTACGTTCCCGACATGACCAGGGTCGACGACAGGGAAGGTCTCATCAAGGCTGGTTACGATCCCAAACGCGTGGGAGCCGCACTCGCGAGTGTCTTTAGCGAGATGGTCTTCGTCCACGGACACGTCCACGGCGATCCACACGCGGGCAACGTTTACGTGAgaccgcgcgagccgctgCCGAGAGCAaagagcgcgacggaggaaAACGGAAAGAGCCAACGCGAGACGGAAGCGTCGGCTTCGTCAACATCCGTCGAGCCCCAGATCGTCCTCCTGGACCACGGCCTGTACCACGACATCTCCGATGAGCTGCGCGCGGATTTCTGCGAGCTCGTCCGTGCGAGTGTTAaccgcgacgcgttcaccgccAGAAAGATGTCCATAAAGTTCTGCGGCGAATCCGGGGGGCTCTACCGGTTCTTTCCGCTGGTGCTCTCGCCGTGGTTTGTCTTCAGCTCCGACGTCACCGCTGCCGATCTGCAGGCGGCGCGCAAGGGAGCTCTACCCCCAAACACCAAGTTGGAGGACATCGGCAAGTTTTTGATCTCGCTGCACGATGAAGGCGGCACCAACAtgctcggcgtcctccacTCGCTTGGATACACCCGAGGCATACTGAACGACCTCAAGTTCCCAGAGCACCTTCGTCTCCGCGCGTTTGCTAAGTTTGCAACCTTGGGGTTGGCCGAACGGGACGATAAATCGAGTGCGGTGGTGAGCTCGGGGGTGTCCTCGATGGTGGCGATTTCCTTGCTCCTGGCACAGGTGCGGGTCGAGGTGCTGAAGTGGATCATAGCGGTGTTGACGCCGGTTGCTCCGATTTTAGCGATTGCGGGAAAGGGAAGTCCGGGGCTCGCGGCTGCGATGgtgtcgcccgccgcgcatGGTCTGGCGGCCCTCGCGGTGTTTATCGCGCGGCTCACTGAGCATCCCGAGCTCATGTGCTGACGGTGATGCATAGGGAGACGTAGCATAGAGGTTCATTCTAAAAGTAGTCGCACACGACACGGCTGCACACTGCAGCTCGCCTCCTTATAGAGTTAACCCTCGTCGAAGATTGCCACGCCACCACAGTATAACGCGCCGGACACGATGTCGTCCTTCGCGCTGCGCAGCACCGCGATCCGCGGCTACCTCACGAGGACGCTCCGGCGTCCGGGTGCCGTGGTCGGACCGCGTCCTGTGCTCGCATCCGCGGTTAGGCCGGCTGCGGTTGCCGCTGGATCGGGGGATAAGAAGAAGCTCGTGTTCCTCGGGACACCCGAGGTGGCtgcgtccgcgctcgaggctatCCTGGACGCCGCTGAAGCCCCGAATGCTGCCTTCGAGGTACATGCGGTGGTCAGCCAGCCTGgtcgaccgcgcggtcgagggAGGTCCAAGTCTGgcccgcctccgcccagCCCcgtggcggaggctgcgatgAGGAGGGGAATTCCAGAGGACATGGTGCTCTGTCCGGTCAAGGCGAACGAACCGGACTTTCTGCAGCGTCTGAGGGATATGGAGCCCGACTTGATGGTCACTGCTGCTTACGGCAACTTCCTCCCCCAGAAATTCCTCGACATTCCGCGGCTCGGGACGCTGAACATCCACCCGAGCCTCCTTCCGCAGTTTCGAGGTGCGGCGCCTGTTCAGAGATGtctggagcgcggcgacgccgtgacTGGGGTCTCTGTCGCGTACACGGTCCTCAAGATGGATGCGGGCCCCGTGCTCAGGAGGGTGGAGCACGAGCTCAACGGGGACGAGAAGCACGACGAACTGCTACCGGAGCTGTTCGCGACGGGTGCAAAGGCTCTCATCGAAGCGCTTCCGAGGGTTTGGGACGGCACCGAGAGTTTTgacaccgcgacgccgcaggCTGAGTACGGCGACGCTTGCGAGGCTCCAAAGACGAGCCCTGAGGAGGCGAGGATGGATTTTATGGGCCAGAATGCGAGGACACTGCACAATAAGGTGCGGGGTTTCGCGGGTTGGCCTGGAACCAAGGCTAAGTTCGAGGTGCGTaaggatggcggcgacgaaggcaccgtcgtcgaggtgaaAATCATCACGACGAAAGTTGTGACTGATTCCGAGGCTGGAAAGgaggcaaaggcggcgaacggcgcggttGAGCTCACGAAGAACTCCATGCGTGTGCCGTGCGGGGGAGGCGACTGGCTTGAAGTGTTGGAGCTTCAGCCGCCTGGAAAGAAGGCGATGAAAGCGGGAGATTACGCCAACGGCATGAAAGGGAGCACATTGACTGTCGTCTCttacggcgacgacgagtgaTGAATGCTTTTAGCACTTCTAAAACACTATTTCGGTCGTACATCTAAGGACGTTGGGTCTACTCTCATCAATCTATGACTCCCCTCGGGAGCTCACCCAGGGTTCCGGAGGGAAGTTTCGAGGGCTTCGCTTTCTGCCCCTGGTGTGTTCGCTCGTGCCTCTGAAGGTCAACCTTGTACCCGAACAATTTGCCGCAACCCGGGTGCTCGCACTTGAACTTCTTCTCCCCTGTGTGCACCCTCTGGTGCGCGATTAGCGCGTTCTCCAGCTTGAAGGTCTTGCCACACGTCTTGCATGCAAACGGTCTCTCATCCGAGTGCGTCACGGAGTGCCGCTTCAAATCGTACGCGTTGCTAAACGCTAGGTTGCAGCCGGGAGCCGGACAGGCGAACTCCTTCGAGTGTGTCTTCTTGTGCTTGGACAGCGCGGTGCGATTGCTGAAGGCTGCTCCGCACCCGGGCACTGTGCACGCGAACGGTTGGTTGCCCGTGTGCAGGTTCATGTGATCCTCGAGCTTGTAGGGCGTGTCGAAGCATCGGCCGCACGCGATGCACTTGTTGCGTTCTACGTCCTCGTGAAGCAGGATCTCCTCTTGTGATTTCTTCTTCGCAGCGGGCGCCCTTCGTCGCCCAATCAGGGTCTTCACAGCTTTGAGAATCTCTTGCACCTCGCTCACGGTCAACTCCATCCAATCTTTTCGCGCCAGCACGAGCGCGTTCTTGAGCTTTGGATCCTCCTCAGTGTTGAGCAGCGCGCTCTTCGGCTTTGGCGCCGGCACCTTGAACGCATCATCCGACCAAGTGACGggagctcggcgggcggGTGGCATTCCCGCCGTGGTTGTCGTTTCATCCATAGTATTCGCCAGCCCGTGTTGTTCGTTCATATCCGTCGCCACCGCAGCTTCCACCTCGGCAGTGAGCGACCCCGTAACCGGCTTTTCGAAAGCGAACCTGGACTTTCCGGAGGGGCTGCTGAGGGATCCGTACGCCGACACGGCAGctgcggcagccgcggcagCAACCGCTCcaggcgacgggggcgacatCCCCGATTGCAACCAGGCGTTCCCGGAGCCAGGCGCGGAGGTTAATCCAAACGCGGAcagcgccgagggcgacacCGGCGACCCGCTGACCccgtacgcggcgagcgcgtcaaACGCCGTCTCCACAGCCTGCGACGCCTCCGTCTGtccgcgatcgacgagggATGCGTTCTTCTCCTGGGTTCTGGCCTCCTCGCGAGTGAAGTGGGCGAGTTCGTCGGTGACATCCTTGGGCGCCCGCTCGGTTTGCCTCGGGTCGTTgaacccgtcgtcctcgtgctCATCGAattcctcgtcctcgtcatcgcccATGTCGTCCCTATCGAACTGcacatcctcctcgtcgtcattatcgtcgtcctcgtcatcgaTTGCCGTGTCCAGGAGAGACATCGCGCGATGACTCCTGCTTCGCAGCGTCGATCTCCGCTTATTCGCGAGTTTAAAAAGCGCCAAAAGCGCCTGCTGGAGCTTGAGCCCATCCCCGAGCTTGATATCCTCTGGCTTGACCAGCTTCCACCTGGTGAGACCCTCGTGCACCCTCTTCTGACCGACGTAAGGCCCCCTGCCAATCAGCGCATCGCATTCCGTAAGAGTCGCCGGGTGCGCCAACCCGCTCGTGCCGACGCCTCCGGGCGCCAGATCCAGCGGAAGAGATCCGGTGGCGTGCTCCATCACAGGCTCGCCCTTGACGAGCCTGCGCATCACCTCCCTGCGTTTGGCGAGGACCCTCCATCCTTGCTTGGCAGTCTCGAGCCACTCGGAGTAGTCCGCCTGACGCAGCACTCGCATGGCAGCCTCGTTGTCGATCTCCCCGAACGTCCCACCGGTGCCTTCAGTCTTTGGCCTCTTGCTGACGTGCttcggcgcgtcgagctccccGACGTTGAGAGGTATCAGGGCACTGGCGGTCATGGTTGCGATCCGAAGACTTCTGACGTTGTCTACGggctccgcgagcgcgaacgtTCGCCCGGCCGAGTGTCCaaggcgggcgacgcgcgttgACGTTTGAACTTGAAAATCTGTTTCCCGCCAGAGTTGGGAGGTGTCGACACCATGAGACAAATGAATGAGCTGCGTTTGACTGTTGACTGATTACAAGGCGCAGGCTAATGATAGGTGTTCCCTACCACGCGCGACGCAAATACTCTCACTCCAGCGGCGCCATCTCACCCTCAGGCTGCAGGAACGGGTTGGCGATCTCCTCCATCCCGTCCAGGCCCGACACCACCATGACCGAGGTGCCGCGGGCCACGATCAGTCCAAGACTCCTGGTCTGATCAGTAACCTTCAGCGGATCCTCCGGGTCTCTCAGGTACTCCTCGCACTCATCCAGCACCAGGTTCAGGAGCTGATCGAAACCCTTGAGTGTGCCGGTCACTGCGGGTGCGAGCAGGGAAGAGTGTTCGCGTCAGTCGAGGGAACGGATGGCGAGGGCAacgagacggcgcggacgaagTGGGCCCGATTCTAGGGATTCCCGAGAAGGGAAGAGCGCGGGGTTTGGAACGtaccctcgcgtccgccggcaAGCTTCACGCGCACCCCCTTGTCTATGAACTTCCCCAGGTCCAGCACGGTCTCTTTCTTGCCGCTCATGGTGGTTCAGGCGCGCGGTATTGTGGGCAGGAACGGCGCTCCCCTGGCGATTTCGCCAAAATTCGGTCGGACATGTTCCGGCCGGTTGCAAATTTAAGGCGCCCAAACGTTTTTTTCCGTTGGAAGAGGACATTCGACGCGCAGaggaaggcgacgacggaggccCAATGCCGAagccgtcaccgcccccgAGCCCTCCAAGGCCGAAATGGGATTCGTCCAGGTCACCGCATCCGCGCAGTGGCGCGGAACCAGCGCAGACccggtccgcgccgaggtcacCCGGACGGATGTCAGTTGGCTCGGCCTCTACGGTGAGTGAGGGCAccgaggacgcgtcggcggcggcgacccggggTACGAGCCATCCCCCCagcccgccgaggagcccgcACAGGCCCGGTGGTGCCCCGAGATCCCCAGGCGGACGTTCCCCTGGCCGGAGAAACTCCGCGGGGTCCGACGAGGGCACCCCGTTCTCCGCTCATCTCGCCTCGCTGGACGTGCAAAGGCTCGGGGGCGTTCCCGCAACGAGGCGTCAGCTGCAGCAGGCGTCGCCCCAGGAGCTGCACGACGCGCCCATGGTTCCCCTCGAGTTTGATATGACGCGGCTTCGTTACACGGCGGGTCCAACGCGGCAGAAGGACACCGCCATCGTGGCGCTCAGTCGCCAGCTCGAAGCCATGCGAGAGAGACTAAACTcggcggagcaggcggcgcaggagTCTGCGGAGAAACGCGCGCGGCAGGTGCGAATCGCGGATGAGCGACCGATCGAGGTCACTCCGATGGCGGAACTTCCGCACCCGACCGTCGGTAGGTccccggcgagcgccgcgttcggcgagcaGTCCGAGAGGAACCGacacctcgccgtccttcGCCTGGAGGACGAGTGCCGCGCGTGGAAGCTAAAGGTGgaagccgcggagaagaGAGAGGCTGCGGCTCGGGCGCACGTCGAGCAGGAAGTACAGAGGGCGAGACAGGAGGTCTTGCTCGAAACCGCGGTGCAGCAGAGGAGAATGCACGCGATGCAGATGCGCTcgctggcgagggcgttCGTCCAGTTTGAGGAGCGGCACCTGAGGAGGGGCATGGCAGCGTTCAAGCGTAaccacgccgacgtcgcgtccactCGACAGCTTCTCCGCGTTGCGATGCCCCAGTGGCGCAGTTTTAGGACCGCGGCTGCATGGCGTGGGTTCAAAGAGGCGCTCGCATGGCGCCGCAGACTGGAGACTGCGGCATTTCGTGTCCGATACTCGTTCTACCGTCGACTGAGCATCAAGGTTTTCAACGCGTGGCAATCCTTCGCCGAGCGATCAGCGGTGGTGAATCGCAAGACGAAACGCAAGGCTCTCGCTATCGCGGGCACGCGCGGTGCGATGACTAAGCGCGACGCGTTGACCGCCTGGCGCAACGCGACAGGCGGTGTGCACGTGCTCAGGCGGAAGATCATCAGGCTTCGACTTAAACACGTCGCGCGGTTTCAAGCGCTCGTGTTTTTGCAGtgggcgcacgccgccgcgatatCCCGCTCGTATCGCGAAGAGACTGAATCGAAGGAGGCTCACGCTCTCAAGCTTCGCATCGAGCGCCATACACGAGGTTTTGCGATTCGTCGCGCCGCCAAGGTTTTGAGGGAATGGCACGGAACCGCAAGAAAGAGCGTGGTAGTCAAGGTTTCAGTCGCCAGGGCGCAGGCGGTTTGGACGCGATCGCGAATGACCCTGTTCTTTGGCTCTTGGGCGACGTACACCTCTGCCATTCGCAAGTCGAGGTACTCCGGGGTTCAATCTCTCGTCGACCACTGGCGTCGAGaggcgagcaccgcggcgaagcaccgccgccttctcgagAGGCACGCGTCCACATCCGTCGTCTCGAAGAAGATTGCGGCGTTGGCGTTTCATCGATGGGCGAGGGACTCGGCGATGTCCCGAGCaaacgccgcgatcgcccgcgccgatgcgGTCGCCGCTTCGATGGCGGCGAAAGACGCTGAGATTGAGGCTTTGAAGCGTGCGGCGGATGTTGAGCGACGTGGTGCAGCGGAAGCGACTGCTagggagctcgacgcgcagaagaagctcgccgccgcggagacccgcgcgcctcctctcgcgctcaccggcgacggGTTATTGGATTGCCCGCTGGGCTGGAGGCCGTTGCGATGCGACGGTGACGCCAGCTTCAAGAGCAACGCGGATCCTACTGCGCCCGTCTTCTTACCCGAgtacgacgcgtccggggcggAAGACGGCGACACCCCCGAGCGTGGATGCGCCGTGATGATCATGGCTGGAGGATCGAGGAAGGGAAAAatgtccgtcgccgtgctcgaCGTGGACACCGTTGTCGACCCGGAGTCTGGAATCCTCGAGGCAAAAACCGCATGGTTCGCTCTTCAGAGCGTCCGTGGTACCCCTCCAGATTGCCGCGAGAACCCCGCGGTCTGCGCTGTACCTCCCATCGCTGCCGctaccgccgcggcggctgcgggaTCTGATCCAAACACGGTCACTGGCGGCGTATTCGTCTATGGCGGAtacgacggcgcgaaggaaACATCCGACGCGCACGTTCTTCTCCGAAGACAGTCacacggtcgcggcggcggtaaaGTCGAGGTCTCTTGGGAATGGATCGAGCTCGTCAAGGCGTCCAAGTCTCCATCACCCCCTCCGCGATCCCATTCGATGGCGTtttcgacgcctccgccattcgcgtcatcgcccgccgcgcaggaTGCACCCCGCGCAGACGTGTACATATTCGGCGGCTACCGATCCGGCGCCACCCACGGTGGCCTTCGCAACGATCTTTGGCGCCTGGACCTGGCGACTATGCACTGGTCAAATCCCGAGCAGTTTGGCGAtgtccccgcgccgaggagggacgcggcTGTGGCTGTCTCGTTTGTGTCTTCGTCTGGCACCGGTCGCGCGTTTGTCCACGGCGGTTGCGCGGCTGACGGAGAGCCTCTGGCAGACGCGTACAGCTTTGATATCGCGACCAACGAGTGGTCTCGCCTCCCACCTGATGAGACTGACTTCGATGTCGTCGACAGGcaaggcgacggaggcgatgATGAGGCTGAGATTGCCGCtttcggcgtcgccgccgagattGCCAATCTTAACCGATCAGGCGGTCTCAGTCCCGCGACGAGGTttccgtcggcgcgttcgcacCACGCGTTGGctgtcgtcggcgggtcTCTCATCGTACACGGCGGGCGGGTCTCCAACCCGGGTAACGGTCGGAGGTACCGTCAACCTGACCAttcggcgcacgcgctcaaCCTCGAGACGCTAACTTGGAGGTGCCTTCGAACGGGCGGGTCCACCaacgcaccgccgcccgctggTCGATCCTCAAACCACGCAATATTTGCGCACAGGACGGGGGTCATATTCGTCGGTTCCGGCGCGACCAACGCCGCGGTTCGAGACGGCACCGCACCGCCGGTGTATGCACTCGAGattgccgccgcgcgagagggTCGTCGACTTCGCGctgagctcgtcgcgatcACGAGGGCCAAGGCAACTGCGGAAGACGAAGCCGCTCGGGCGAAAGCATCCGCTGCATCCGCCACGGATGAGGTCCGGCTGGTTCGggctgccgcggcgaagctcaAAGAGGAGGCTGACTCGATTGCCGCTTTAGAGGCGGAGGGGAGAGATGCTCAGAGGGTTCTCAGGCGAAAACTGGCAGACGCTCGAGCCGAAGCACGCGACGCAGAAGCCGCCGCAGACGCCGCCGATGTtgaggctgccgaggctagggacgcggcggtggtggctcGATCAGGGGCGGAC from the Micromonas commoda chromosome 8, complete sequence genome contains:
- a CDS encoding predicted protein, with protein sequence AGSGDKKKLVFLGTPEVAASALEAILDAAEAPNAAFEVHAVVSQPGRPRGRGRSKSGPPPPSPVAEAAMRRGIPEDMVLCPVKANEPDFLQRLRDMEPDLMVTAAYGNFLPQKFLDIPRLGTLNIHPSLLPQFRGAAPVQRCLERGDAVTGVSVAYTVLKMDAGPVLRRVEHELNGDEKHDELLPELFATGAKALIEALPRVWDGTESFDTATPQAEYGDACEAPKTSPEEARMDFMGQNARTLHNKVRGFAGWPGTKAKFEVRKDGGDEGTVVEVKIITTKVVTDSEAGKEAKAANGAVELTKNSMRVPCGGGDWLEVLELQPPGKKAMKAGDYANGMKGSTL
- a CDS encoding predicted protein, which translates into the protein MPKPSPPPSPPRPKWDSSRSPHPRSGAEPAQTRSAPRSPGRMSVGSASTVSEGTEDASAAATRGTSHPPSPPRSPHRPGGAPRSPGGRSPGRRNSAGSDEGTPFSAHLASLDVQRLGGVPATRRQLQQASPQELHDAPMVPLEFDMTRLRYTAGPTRQKDTAIVALSRQLEAMRERLNSAEQAAQESAEKRARQVRIADERPIEVTPMAELPHPTVGRSPASAAFGEQSERNRHLAVLRLEDECRAWKLKVEAAEKREAAARAHVEQEVQRARQEVLLETAVQQRRMHAMQMRSLARAFVQFEERHLRRGMAAFKRNHADVASTRQLLRVAMPQWRSFRTAAAWRGFKEALAWRRRLETAAFRVRYSFYRRLSIKVFNAWQSFAERSAVVNRKTKRKALAIAGTRGAMTKRDALTAWRNATGGVHVLRRKIIRLRLKHVARFQALVFLQWAHAAAISRSYREETESKEAHALKLRIERHTRGFAIRRAAKVLREWHGTARKSVVVKVSVARAQAVWTRSRMTLFFGSWATYTSAIRKSRYSGVQSLVDHWRREASTAAKHRRLLERHASTSVVSKKIAALAFHRWARDSAMSRANAAIARADAVAASMAAKDAEIEALKRAADVERRGAAEATARELDAQKKLAAAETRAPPLALTGDGLLDCPLGWRPLRCDGDASFKSNADPTAPVFLPEYDASGAEDGDTPERGCAVMIMAGGSRKGKMSVAVLDVDTVVDPESGILEAKTAWFALQSVRGTPPDCRENPAVCAVPPIAAATAAAAAGSDPNTVTGGVFVYGGYDGAKETSDAHVLLRRQSHGRGGGKVEVSWEWIELVKASKSPSPPPRSHSMAFSTPPPFASSPAAQDAPRADVYIFGGYRSGATHGGLRNDLWRLDLATMHWSNPEQFGDVPAPRRDAAVAVSFVSSSGTGRAFVHGGCAADGEPLADAYSFDIATNEWSRLPPDETDFDVVDRQGDGGDDEAEIAAFGVAAEIANLNRSGGLSPATRFPSARSHHALAVVGGSLIVHGGRVSNPGNGRRYRQPDHSAHALNLETLTWRCLRTGGSTNAPPPAGRSSNHAIFAHRTGVIFVGSGATNAAVRDGTAPPVYALEIAAAREGRRLRAELVAITRAKATAEDEAARAKASAASATDEVRLVRAAAAKLKEEADSIAALEAEGRDAQRVLRRKLADARAEARDAEAAADAADVEAAEARDAAVVARSGADNAKRIALEAREAMRAANSRADAAEAATRRANHELNQARAELSSAERDAHTTAGMIESARISELRNELARVTMEAQAAIEAKRMAEATAEAAKERIRVAVNREADAARRAALLESRQERMAEENREAQASLRKHIAELEDEVAKATSERWARELDSAFEPKVPALAGPKPQVDDDDSDSSEEETSSGSDEYSQDFNDSDPDLPARIVSMLDVSRPAWEAS
- a CDS encoding predicted protein; the protein is MYAQCEADPNPEEAYERTHRLMADECLKLAQSHGGIYNKAAQFVASLQGGAGDKGIPKAYIEALKVVTDKAPFKKFSDMDECFREEFGGKSAKEVFASIEETPIAAASLAQVHRAVTKDGRHVAVKMQYPWLKHHLASDFAVFTMFGQQIKPGGFDLSWLVRDFQVSLTAELDFEGEAANAERCARDLAHRPDVLVPNVIKEFSSKRVMTTEYVPDMTRVDDREGLIKAGYDPKRVGAALASVFSEMVFVHGHVHGDPHAGNVYTEASASSTSVEPQIVLLDHGLYHDISDELRADFCELVRASV
- a CDS encoding predicted protein, giving the protein MGGDYEEDWELLEKKLEDKTAEKAQNGSARDHDAAADGRGSRGEKRDRDRRDRDDSRDRGRDRGDRRRSDSRDRRRDRDRGRRGRSPRRSRSRSRDRRDRRKMTSEEREAERKRRKEEKELERQKAELEKLDRDTRTVFAYNLSTKADERDIYQFFSKAGTVNDVRIIYDRNTPRSKGMAYIEFADKANITDALALTGQMLRNQVVMVKASEAEKNIAWEAEQAQKKLEMKALGATDPASAAAAVNAQAHGNGPCKLQVHGLDVNIGETDLKAVFEPFGETDFISIQRDSTGRSRGVGFVQYKQTQHAVLAISQLNGLELVGQSLKVTMAPIAASTLNAAQAASMVTDKIDEQEGVRLDSRSRAALMAKLAGQDETQGALYSGGIDPKTGLPVSAEEMAAAQRAAHMTEVEFAQGVLGPASPIPTQCLLLKNMFDPAEETEPEWWIDIGEDVKDECSKHGPVSHIHVDKESRGFVYLKFGSTEGASAARQALHGRWFAGKMIAAEFQFVPVYNKHFGI
- a CDS encoding predicted protein, which gives rise to MSGKKETVLDLGKFIDKGVRVKLAGGREVTGTLKGFDQLLNLVLDECEEYLRDPEDPLKVTDQTRSLGLIVARGTSVMVVSGLDGMEEIANPFLQPEGEMAPLE
- a CDS encoding predicted protein; this encodes MGDDEDEEFDEHEDDGFNDPRQTERAPKDVTDELAHFTREEARTQEKNASLVDRGQTEASQAVETAFDALAAYGVSGSPVSPSALSAFGLTSAPGSGNAWLQSGMSPPSPGAVAAAAAAAAVSAYGSLSSPSGKSRFAFEKPVTGSLTAEVEAAVATDMNEQHGLANTMDETTTTAGMPPARRAPVTWSDDAFKVPAPKPKSALLNTEEDPKLKNALVLARKDWMELTVSEVQEILKAVKTLIGRRRAPAAKKKSQEEILLHEDVERNKCIACGRCFDTPYKLEDHMNLHTGNQPFACTVPGCGAAFSNRTALSKHKKTHSKEFACPAPGCNLAFSNAYDLKRHSVTHSDERPFACKTCGKTFKLENALIAHQRVHTGEKKFKCEHPGCGKLFGYKVDLQRHERTHQGQKAKPSKLPSGTLGELPRGVID